A window from Littorina saxatilis isolate snail1 linkage group LG9, US_GU_Lsax_2.0, whole genome shotgun sequence encodes these proteins:
- the LOC138977125 gene encoding uncharacterized protein: MAMVITRAGGCYQEVITRAGGCYQEVITRAGGCYQEVITRAGGCYQEVITRAGGCYQKVITRAGDCYQEVITSAGGCYQEVITSAGGCYQEVVRGHQGRWLLSRGGHQGRWLLSRGDHQGRWLLSRGDHQGRWLLSRGGHQGRWLLSRGGRQGKWLLSRGGRQGRWLPYQEVVTRAGGCYQEVITRAGGCYQDVITRAGGCYQEVITRAGGCYQEVVARAGGCYQEVITRAGGCYQEVVARAGGCYQEVVTRAGGCYQEVVTRAGGCYQEVVARAGGCYQEVVTGAGGCYQEVVTGAGGCYQEVIARAGSTVY; this comes from the exons ATGGCGATG GTGATCaccagggcaggtggttgttatcaagaggtgatcaccagggcaggtggttgttatcaagaggtgatcaccagggcaggtggttgttatcaagaggtgatcaccagggcaggtggttgttatcaagaggtgATCACCAGagcaggtggttgttatcaaAAGGTGATCACCAGGGCTGGTGATTGTTATCAAGAGGTGATCACAAGCGCGGGTggttgttatcaagaggtgATCACAAGcgcaggtggttgttatcaagaggtggtacgtggtcaccagggcaggtggttgttatcaagaggtggtcaccagggcaggtggttgttatcaagag GTGATCaccagggcaggtggttgttatcaagaggtgATCACCAGGGCAG gtggttgttatcaagaggtggtcaccagggcag gtggttgttatcaagaggtggtcgccagggcaagtggttgttatcaagaggtggtcgccagggcaggtggttgccttatcaagaggtggtcaccagggcaggtggttgttatcaagaggtgatcaccagggcaggtggttgttatcaagACGTGATCaccagggcaggtggttgttatcaagaggtgatcaccagggcaggtggttgttatcaagaggtggtcgccagggcaggtggttgttatcaagaggtgatcaccagggcaggtggttgttatcaagaggtggttgctagggcaggtggttgttatcaagaggtggtcactagggcaggtggttgttatcaagaggtggtcaccagggcaggtggttgttatcaagaggtggtcgccagggcaggtggttgttatcaagaggtggtcaccggggcaggtggttgttatcaagaggtggtcaccggggcaggtggttgttatcaagaggtgatcgccagggcaggttccactgtatattga